CTGCCAGTAATACCAATGGGACTATCTAAAATAAGGGATAATCCTTTACCAGCTATGGAAAGATTGCCGTCTAGATATTGGGATCTCCTCTATATCTCATGGAAATATGATCTAAAGATAACCAGAAAATTAAGTAAAACTATTGCTAATACTAGTAAGAATCCTCTAATCAGATCTATGGTTACCTACATGATAGACAAGGTCTTCAATAGTATAGAATGGTATTTTGAACAAATCAAGAAAACTAAGGGTAAATCAGCGTTAGAATATAGGGATTTAAATTTGAATACAGCTTATGGTATAGTTTGGTCAATATTCCAATTGTTTAAACTATCCTTTTCTTCCCCTTAACTTTTTTAAACAAAATTCATAACGTCTATAATTGAACGAAAGGTATTTAATTAGCTAATTAAATAGAATACTTATGAGTTCATGCGAAATCTTTCCGTTAATTTCAAAACTTAGTGCTGAAGGGAAGCGCTTTGCTATTGTATCCATATATAAGGGAAATAGATTAGAGAGGACTTTGGTTGTTGACGGAAAGGTATTATTGGGAAGTTTAGATGAAGAGATAGTGAATTTAGCTAATGAATCCTTAGAAAAGGGGCAAATAATACAGAGGGAAATAGGAGGAGCTAAGATAGTCATAGAACCAATAGAACCAAGGCCATCAATAATAGTGGTAGGTTCTGGGATAATAGCTAGATTCATAGCTAAATTAGCAGTAGATATGGGATACTATGTTGGGGTAGTGGGAAGCGGAGATGTAAAAGAGGAGGATTTCCCAGGAGTTTACGCAATATCTAATGACCTTAATATACTGGAGCAAATGGTGGGTGAGGATTCGATAGTAATAGTAGCCAATGAAGGAGGTAAACCTTACGATATAGACGCATTACATATTGCAATGAAGAAGGGAGCTAGGTTCGTGGGATTGCTAGCAAGTCAGAAAAGGGCAGCCTTAATGATAGCTTTACTAATTCAAAGGGGAATTCCATTAGAGGAGATAAGGAAGAGATTCCATTCACCCTTAGGGTTAGATATAGGTTCTAAGACCGCTGAGGAAATAGCGTTAAGCATTTTAGCTGAGATAGTGCAATTCTTAAGAGGAGGTACTGGTAAACCTTTACAGGAAATT
The genomic region above belongs to Saccharolobus caldissimus and contains:
- a CDS encoding XdhC family protein, whose amino-acid sequence is MSSCEIFPLISKLSAEGKRFAIVSIYKGNRLERTLVVDGKVLLGSLDEEIVNLANESLEKGQIIQREIGGAKIVIEPIEPRPSIIVVGSGIIARFIAKLAVDMGYYVGVVGSGDVKEEDFPGVYAISNDLNILEQMVGEDSIVIVANEGGKPYDIDALHIAMKKGARFVGLLASQKRAALMIALLIQRGIPLEEIRKRFHSPLGLDIGSKTAEEIALSILAEIVQFLRGGTGKPLQEIKNPYLLLEDALAGKIEDKCMFIPKSLSNS